The genomic region ATGTCTGAAACAGATGGAACCTTACCTTTGACAACTACTTTACCGTCAACTACTAATGCAGGAGTTGTCATTACACCAAATTTCATAATTTCAAGGATGTCTTCAACCTTAATAACATTAGCTATAATTCC from Bacteroidota bacterium harbors:
- a CDS encoding thioredoxin family protein, translated to MEIKVLGTGCAKCKTLEKQTNQAVEELGIIANVIKVEDILEIMKFGVMTTPALVVDGKVVVKGKVPSVSDIKDLLTK